In a genomic window of Flavobacteriales bacterium:
- a CDS encoding NAD(P)H-hydrate dehydratase yields the protein MVPVLSPQAIREADAWTIANEPISSQALMQRAAAACADRLVSALAKGRFGTVRSVLVVAGMGNNGGDGLALSVLLKRAGYAVAVVRIAHRAEPASDNRLEAINSKDAGVQLVDCSAAEHLRRIEEDLVIDALFGTGLNAPLDGLALEAVQWMNASRKPIVSIDMPSGLFAESNALNGLQGVTRASLTLTLEVPKLSLLLPENDEFVGDWELVPIGLDAGFVRSRTTPYHVLQAADARSLIRPRPRFAHKGSFGHALLMGGSPGRMGAMVLATRAALRSGAGLVTAAVPEAGVPILQAAAPEAMCALGCGSEWLAELPDLTAHAAIGAGPGMGMHAATASALRRLIERTAVPLVLDADALNLLAAHRELLKSIPDRAVLTPHTKEFERLAGRAFATGYDRLQAAREAAQAWRCTIVLKGAFTAICSPEGHVRFNTTGNPGMAKGGSGDALTGLLTGLLAQGYSTIDAATLGVYLHGLAGDLAANRLGQHAMTSMDLVLELPAAWLRVQGGSVGVEA from the coding sequence ATGGTCCCCGTCCTCAGCCCGCAGGCCATCCGCGAGGCCGATGCATGGACCATAGCCAATGAGCCGATTTCATCGCAAGCGCTGATGCAGCGGGCCGCGGCCGCATGCGCGGATCGGTTGGTCAGCGCCTTAGCGAAAGGGCGATTCGGTACGGTGCGCTCCGTGCTTGTGGTGGCCGGAATGGGGAACAATGGGGGTGATGGACTGGCCCTTTCCGTCTTATTGAAGCGTGCGGGCTACGCGGTTGCAGTTGTGCGCATTGCCCATCGGGCGGAACCAGCCTCCGACAACCGCTTGGAGGCGATCAATTCCAAGGACGCCGGCGTGCAGCTGGTCGATTGCAGCGCTGCCGAGCATCTCCGGCGAATTGAGGAGGATCTGGTCATCGACGCTTTGTTCGGCACCGGCTTGAATGCCCCGCTGGATGGATTGGCCTTGGAAGCGGTGCAATGGATGAACGCGAGCCGCAAGCCCATCGTGTCCATTGATATGCCCTCGGGCCTATTCGCCGAATCGAACGCTCTGAATGGCCTGCAGGGAGTCACGCGGGCATCGCTTACGCTCACCCTCGAAGTGCCCAAACTGAGCCTGCTGCTCCCGGAGAACGATGAGTTCGTTGGGGATTGGGAGCTGGTACCGATCGGCTTGGATGCCGGGTTCGTTCGATCGAGGACCACGCCATACCATGTGCTCCAAGCCGCGGATGCACGGTCGTTGATCCGTCCTCGTCCGCGATTCGCGCACAAAGGCAGCTTCGGGCATGCACTGCTCATGGGCGGATCGCCAGGCAGGATGGGCGCGATGGTGCTGGCCACGCGGGCTGCATTGCGCAGCGGCGCCGGTCTGGTTACAGCCGCTGTTCCAGAAGCTGGCGTTCCCATCCTTCAAGCTGCGGCTCCGGAAGCAATGTGTGCTCTTGGCTGTGGTAGTGAATGGCTTGCTGAGCTACCAGACCTCACGGCTCATGCAGCGATCGGTGCTGGGCCGGGAATGGGCATGCATGCGGCCACGGCCTCGGCCCTGCGCCGATTGATTGAGCGAACTGCCGTGCCGCTGGTGCTCGATGCCGATGCGCTCAACCTGTTGGCCGCGCATCGTGAGCTGTTGAAGTCGATTCCGGACCGCGCCGTGCTCACGCCCCACACGAAGGAGTTCGAGCGGCTCGCCGGACGCGCATTCGCAACTGGTTACGATCGGCTTCAAGCTGCACGTGAGGCCGCCCAAGCCTGGCGTTGCACGATTGTGCTGAAGGGCGCTTTCACGGCCATTTGCTCGCCGGAGGGCCATGTGCGCTTCAATACCACCGGTAATCCGGGCATGGCCAAAGGCGGCAGCGGCGATGCGCTCACCGGGCTCCTCACCGGATTGCTCGCACAGGGCTATTCAACGATAGATGCGGCGACACTGGGGGTGTATCTGCATGGCCTCGCCGGTGACCTGGCTGCGAATCGGCTCGGGCAGCATGCAATGACCTCGATGGACCTGGTATTGGAGCTTCCAGCTGCTTGGTTAAGAGTACAAGGTGGATCGGTTGGAGTTGAGGCTTGA